The proteins below are encoded in one region of Elgaria multicarinata webbii isolate HBS135686 ecotype San Diego chromosome 8, rElgMul1.1.pri, whole genome shotgun sequence:
- the TBCCD1 gene encoding TBCC domain-containing protein 1 codes for MDQPTVNLWVKMEPFMVGALQIPPPSKFSMHYLRKMSTYVRMRSSEGYYPYLSWSMWRHIACGKLQLDKDLAWLYFELFDSLVERTSGERLEWAEEISSCSTEEEAEKQRNKLSVDTLQFLLFLYIQQLNKVSLRTSLLGDEWPNPRSKSYSLTRESTNQIKNWNDSYHQDFVQNHLQDLLELLLDPDQLSASSHSTHSSLVSPEAVRALSFLIEGCVNKNRTVHRLHELALWQPLHAKSGFSKISKAFSFPKLESWLRACLTENPFGTSACLKSGKKLAWAQQVEGTTKRAKIACNIHMVPSAHRMVVMSQVYKQTLAKSSDTLEDTHVRIHRCCESFIYLLSPLRSVTIEKCRNSTFVLGPVQTVVHLHSCDNVKLIAVCHRLSLSSTASCTLHVLTPTRPLILLGNQTITFAPFHTHYPMLEDHMGRTGLATVPNAWDNPMFVCKENCGENVFRLLPPSEFYPFVVPFEMEGDTTEIPGGLPPVYQKALSQREQRIQIWQKTVKEAGLTKHQRKTFQVLVENKFYEWLVHTGSRQQLDSLVLPAAGSKQAAG; via the exons ATGGATCAGCCCACAGTCAATCTGTGGGTGAAGATGGAACCTTTCATGGTGGGAGCCTTGCAAATCCCACCGCCGTCCAAATTTAGCATGCATTATCTCCGGAAGATGTCGACTTATGTCCGAATGCGTTCCAGTGAAGGCTATTATCCGTATCTTTCCTGGTCTATGTGGCGGCATATTGCTTGTGGGAAGCTGCAGTTAGACAAGGATCTGGCTTGgctttattttgaattgtttgaCAGTCTTGTTGAACGGACCTCAGGGGAGCGTCTGGAGTGGGCAGAGGAGATATCCAGCTGTTCAactgaggaggaggcagagaagcaaaggaaTAAG TTATCTGTGGACACTCTTCAATTCCTACTGTTCCTTTATATTCAGCAACTAAACAAAGTTTCCCTGAGGACATCTCTACTTGGAGATGAGTGGCCAAATCCTAGATCTAAGTCTTACAGTCTGACTAGAGAATCCACCAACCAGATTAAG AACTGGAATGACAGCTACCACCAAGACTTTGTCCAAAACCATCTCCAGGACCTTCTGGAACTACTGCTGGACCCAGATCAGCTCTCTGCCTCTTCTCACTCTACCCACAGCAGTCTGGTTTCACCTGAAGCTGTTCGAGCTCTTAGTTTCCTTATTGAAGGGTGTGTGAACAAGAACAGGACTGTCCACCGTCTGCATGAGCTTGCACTCTGGCAGCCATTGCATGCAAAGAGTGGCTTCTCAAAGATCTCCAAAGCCTTCTCCTTCCCCAAACTTGAGTCTTGGTTGAGGGCTTGTCTGACTGAGAACCCATTCGGGACATCAGCCTGCCTCAAATCTGGGAAGAAGCTTGCATGGGCACAGCAAG TTGAAGGAACAACCAAGCGAGCCAAGATAGCCTGTAATATTCATATGGTGCCTTCCGCACACCGCATGGTTGTGATGAGCCAAGTTTACAAGCAAACGCTGGCAAAGAGCTCCGATACCTTGGAAGACACTCATGTGAGGATTCATCGCTGCTGTGAATCTTTCATCTATTTGCTGTCTCCACTGAG ATCAGTGACCATCGAGAAGTGCAGGAATAGCACCTTTGTCCTGGGCCCAGTACAGACAGTCGTTCACCTCCATAGCTGTGACAATGTCAAACTTATTGCTGTTTGCCACCGCCTGTCTCTTTCATCGACCGCCAGTTGCACCTTGCATGTCCTCACCCCAACTAGACCTCTCATCTTACTGGGTAACCAAACAATAACTTTTGCCCCCTTCCACACCCATTATCCAATGCTTGAGGACCACATGGGCAGGACTGGCCTGGCTACAGTGCCCAATGCTTGGGATAATCCGATGTTTGTATGCAAAGAGAACTGTGGCGAGAATGTGTTCAGACTCCTCCCACCATCGGAGTTTTACCCCTTTGTTGTTCCGTTTGAAATGGAAGGAGACACGACAGAAATACCTGGTGGGCTGCCCCCGGTGTATCAAAAGGCACTGAGTCAACGAGAACAGAGGATACAGATCTGGCAGAAGACTGTGAAGGAGGCAGGGTTGACCAA GCACCAGCGGAAGACATTCCAGGTGTTGGTGGAGAACAAGTTCTACGAATGGCTGGTCCACACAGGTAGTCGTCAACAGCTTGACAGCCTGGTGCTTCCTGCTGCAGGTTCTAAGCAGGCAGCAGGATAG